A portion of the Mustela erminea isolate mMusErm1 chromosome 19, mMusErm1.Pri, whole genome shotgun sequence genome contains these proteins:
- the SNX20 gene encoding sorting nexin-20 isoform X2 — MDRTHSQGHSRAQAGSISHWPRPPVSRTRRALRPSHVPRPLSPKRPDLVQGLTRAVPPDAPGSPSPNSSMTTRELQEYWRKEKRCWRRIKLLFEVASARIEERKVSKFVMYQIVVIQTGSFDSNKAVLERRYSDFEMLQKNLLKTFREEIEDIAFPKKHLVGNFTEEMISERKLAFKEYLTLLYAIRCVRRSREFIDFLTRPELREAFGCLRGGQYGRALDILVRVVPLQEKLTAHCPVMVVPALCAMLVCHRDLERPAEAFAAGERALQCLQAREGHRYYAPLLDAMIRLAYELGKDFVSLQEKLQESQLRQPSPWGFTLKELTVREYLY; from the exons ACCCAGTCATGTCCCCAGACCCTTGTCCCCAAAGCGCCCTGACCTGGTGCAAGGGCTGACGCGTGCCGTCCCTCCAGACGCTCccggcagccccagccccaactCCAGCATGACCACCCGGGAGCTGCAGGAGTACTGGCGGAAGGAGAAACGCTGTTGGAGGCGCATCAAGCTGCTCTTCGAGGTCGCGTCCGCCCGCATCGAGGAGAGAAAAGTCTCCAAGTTTGTG ATGTACCAAATCGTCGTTATCCAGACAGGGAGTTTTGACAGCAACAAAGCCGTGCTGGAACGGCGCTATTCAGACTTCGAGATGCTCCAGAAAAACCTCCTCAAGACGTTCAGGGAAGAGATCGAAGACATCGCCTTCCCCAAGAAGCATCTGGTAGGCAACTTCACCGAGGAGATGATCTCCGAGCGCAAGCTGGCCTTCAAGGAATACCTGACCCTGCTCTATGCCATCCGCTGCGTGCGGCGCTCCCGCGAGTTCATCGACTTCCTCACGCGGCCCGAGCTCCGGGAGGCATTCGGCTGCCTGCGCGGGGGACAGTACGGCCGGGCCCTGGATATCCTGGTGCGCGTGGTGCCCCTGCAGGAGAAGCTGACGGCCCACTGCCCGGTGATGGTGGTGCCGGCTCTGTGCGCCATGCTCGTGTGCCACCGGGACCTGGAGCGCCCCGCCGAGGCCTTCGCAGCCGGGGAGAGGGCGCTGCAGTGCCTGCAGGCCCGGGAGGGCCACCGCTACTACGCCCCCCTGCTGGACGCCATGATCCGCCTGGCCTACGAGCTGGGCAAGGACTTCGTGTCACTGCAGGAGAAGCTGCAGGAGAGCCAGCTccgccagcccagcccctggggctTCACGCTGAAGGAGCTCACGGTCCGGGAGTATCTGTACTGA
- the SNX20 gene encoding sorting nexin-20 isoform X5: protein MVQHTRLRVAMEKPAGERGAISDAPGSPSPNSSMTTRELQEYWRKEKRCWRRIKLLFEVASARIEERKVSKFVMYQIVVIQTGSFDSNKAVLERRYSDFEMLQKNLLKTFREEIEDIAFPKKHLVGNFTEEMISERKLAFKEYLTLLYAIRCVRRSREFIDFLTRPELREAFGCLRGGQYGRALDILVRVVPLQEKLTAHCPVMVVPALCAMLVCHRDLERPAEAFAAGERALQCLQAREGHRYYAPLLDAMIRLAYELGKDFVSLQEKLQESQLRQPSPWGFTLKELTVREYLY from the exons ATGGTGCAACACACGCGTCTGCGTGTCGCAATGGAGAAACCAGCTGGGGAACGCGGGGCTATTTCAG ACGCTCccggcagccccagccccaactCCAGCATGACCACCCGGGAGCTGCAGGAGTACTGGCGGAAGGAGAAACGCTGTTGGAGGCGCATCAAGCTGCTCTTCGAGGTCGCGTCCGCCCGCATCGAGGAGAGAAAAGTCTCCAAGTTTGTG ATGTACCAAATCGTCGTTATCCAGACAGGGAGTTTTGACAGCAACAAAGCCGTGCTGGAACGGCGCTATTCAGACTTCGAGATGCTCCAGAAAAACCTCCTCAAGACGTTCAGGGAAGAGATCGAAGACATCGCCTTCCCCAAGAAGCATCTGGTAGGCAACTTCACCGAGGAGATGATCTCCGAGCGCAAGCTGGCCTTCAAGGAATACCTGACCCTGCTCTATGCCATCCGCTGCGTGCGGCGCTCCCGCGAGTTCATCGACTTCCTCACGCGGCCCGAGCTCCGGGAGGCATTCGGCTGCCTGCGCGGGGGACAGTACGGCCGGGCCCTGGATATCCTGGTGCGCGTGGTGCCCCTGCAGGAGAAGCTGACGGCCCACTGCCCGGTGATGGTGGTGCCGGCTCTGTGCGCCATGCTCGTGTGCCACCGGGACCTGGAGCGCCCCGCCGAGGCCTTCGCAGCCGGGGAGAGGGCGCTGCAGTGCCTGCAGGCCCGGGAGGGCCACCGCTACTACGCCCCCCTGCTGGACGCCATGATCCGCCTGGCCTACGAGCTGGGCAAGGACTTCGTGTCACTGCAGGAGAAGCTGCAGGAGAGCCAGCTccgccagcccagcccctggggctTCACGCTGAAGGAGCTCACGGTCCGGGAGTATCTGTACTGA
- the SNX20 gene encoding sorting nexin-20 isoform X4 has translation MRAEHGSHSGQSAGRKWMVQHTRLRVAMEKPAGERGAISDAPGSPSPNSSMTTRELQEYWRKEKRCWRRIKLLFEVASARIEERKVSKFVMYQIVVIQTGSFDSNKAVLERRYSDFEMLQKNLLKTFREEIEDIAFPKKHLVGNFTEEMISERKLAFKEYLTLLYAIRCVRRSREFIDFLTRPELREAFGCLRGGQYGRALDILVRVVPLQEKLTAHCPVMVVPALCAMLVCHRDLERPAEAFAAGERALQCLQAREGHRYYAPLLDAMIRLAYELGKDFVSLQEKLQESQLRQPSPWGFTLKELTVREYLY, from the exons GAGCATGGGTCTCACAGTGGCCAATCTGCAGGCCGGAAGTGGATGGTGCAACACACGCGTCTGCGTGTCGCAATGGAGAAACCAGCTGGGGAACGCGGGGCTATTTCAG ACGCTCccggcagccccagccccaactCCAGCATGACCACCCGGGAGCTGCAGGAGTACTGGCGGAAGGAGAAACGCTGTTGGAGGCGCATCAAGCTGCTCTTCGAGGTCGCGTCCGCCCGCATCGAGGAGAGAAAAGTCTCCAAGTTTGTG ATGTACCAAATCGTCGTTATCCAGACAGGGAGTTTTGACAGCAACAAAGCCGTGCTGGAACGGCGCTATTCAGACTTCGAGATGCTCCAGAAAAACCTCCTCAAGACGTTCAGGGAAGAGATCGAAGACATCGCCTTCCCCAAGAAGCATCTGGTAGGCAACTTCACCGAGGAGATGATCTCCGAGCGCAAGCTGGCCTTCAAGGAATACCTGACCCTGCTCTATGCCATCCGCTGCGTGCGGCGCTCCCGCGAGTTCATCGACTTCCTCACGCGGCCCGAGCTCCGGGAGGCATTCGGCTGCCTGCGCGGGGGACAGTACGGCCGGGCCCTGGATATCCTGGTGCGCGTGGTGCCCCTGCAGGAGAAGCTGACGGCCCACTGCCCGGTGATGGTGGTGCCGGCTCTGTGCGCCATGCTCGTGTGCCACCGGGACCTGGAGCGCCCCGCCGAGGCCTTCGCAGCCGGGGAGAGGGCGCTGCAGTGCCTGCAGGCCCGGGAGGGCCACCGCTACTACGCCCCCCTGCTGGACGCCATGATCCGCCTGGCCTACGAGCTGGGCAAGGACTTCGTGTCACTGCAGGAGAAGCTGCAGGAGAGCCAGCTccgccagcccagcccctggggctTCACGCTGAAGGAGCTCACGGTCCGGGAGTATCTGTACTGA